The genomic DNA CAATACGTCAAATTCTTTCCGATTTATGATTTGCTATATACTATTTTCCCGCCTTCGGCAGGATTAAACCGTAACAGCCTTATTTTTTTAATTCTCCCGTTTTCCTTTTGTATCTTGTCTTCATGTTTCCCCTCTCAACCTGTGGTGGTTTATGTACAAACTGAGCATTATTGTCTTTTTTCTTGAGGATATAAAGCAATTCAGTTACAATTGATACAGGTAATCAGAAATGGAAAGAGAGAAATTGTTTAAGACAGTAGTGTCAGCCCTTGTAAAACATGGGATAAAGAAAATTGCTGTGTTCGGTTCTTACGCAAGAGGTGATATGACCAGTAAGAGCGATCTTGATATAATTGTACATTTTACAGGAAGAAAAAGTCTCCTTGATATCGTGAGAATTGAAAGAGAATTGTGTGAAAGCACCGGTGTAAAGATAGATCTTCAAACCGAGAAATCGTTGAGCCCCCATCTGAAGCCTTACATTGACAAAGAACTGTTGGTGCTCTATCAATGACCACAATTATTGTAGCCGTCTTTGCGTGTTTAAACATGCATCCGAAAACATCTCGCTGGAAGACTGGCTCGTTGAAATATAAATACGTCCCCAAAGTTCCTCCGCAAGTCTGAAACATTGTAAAATGAAGCGGTTAAAACTGTTTTAACCGCAGATGAAATCTCCGTAAAGTCAATCCAGATGGCACTTTGCGCGCTCTGCCTTTTAAAACCTATTTCTAAATTTCAAACGCCTATTCATACCAATATAACTATCTTTACCCCGCTAAAAAATCACTGTTAAACCTCTAAAAAATGCAGCTAAATTTTGCCGGTGGAAACTATGCGGGTCATGCATGCGGGAGACCTTTTTTTATTTTGCATCCACTGTGGATGCAAAATAATATTTCCCCGTAAACCCTTATCCTGCCTTGTTTTGTATCCTATAGGTTTAAAATAAAAAATAACTTTAATCAGTCATTATTCTTTTAAATTTGATAAACCTAAAAAGAATTGTAAAGCTGGTGGAGATATCCACAAAAC from Pseudomonadota bacterium includes the following:
- a CDS encoding nucleotidyltransferase family protein, coding for MEREKLFKTVVSALVKHGIKKIAVFGSYARGDMTSKSDLDIIVHFTGRKSLLDIVRIERELCESTGVKIDLQTEKSLSPHLKPYIDKELLVLYQ